A window of Cucurbita pepo subsp. pepo cultivar mu-cu-16 chromosome LG06, ASM280686v2, whole genome shotgun sequence contains these coding sequences:
- the LOC111796891 gene encoding cytochrome P450 CYP82D47-like — protein MEFPLPYLNPLSIILLFIISSCYLSRKWVKRGVCEPKKAPSPPGAWPIIGHLHLLNNGKLPHHVLGAMADKYGPIFHLQLGSRPALVVSNWEMAKESMCINDGAAASRPELSVSRNFSYHFAMFGLASYSSYWRDMRKITHLHLLSNPCVDQVKSMMLSEMATSVTELHARWASEKNQLGHIKVEMKRWFGDVTLNMLLKVIIGKRCVGPNAKGDEKEAIDLQMAIRKSFHLMGEGMLRDYIPILANLGFDRHGKAMEKIAIRIDSILQSWLQEHRRNTDKNQSLDTKDGDFMDSLLSLCRSNELPSHFDHDTIVKATTLNMIAGGTESSSVTLTWALSLLVNNPRALEKAYEELDQVVGRDRRVKESDITKLVYLQAVVKETMRLYPAGPLLGPREFYKDCFVAGYFVPKGTQLIPNIWKIQTDPRVWPDPFEFKPERFLTTHCDVDLKGNNFELIPFGSGRRGCPAVAFGLQMVHFALAGFLHSFTVKTPTPQPVDMAENFGMANEKVVPLDVLVTPRLPSHLHGPIM, from the exons ATGGAGTTTCCCCTTCCTTACCTAAACCCATTGTCCATCATTCTTCTCTTCATTATTTCTTCTTGTTATTTGTCACGAAAGTGGGTGAAGAGGGGAGTTTGTGAGCCAAAGAAGGCCCCTTCGCCGCCGGGTGCTTGGCCCATAATTGGCCACCTCCATCTGCTCAACAATGGGAAGCTCCCCCACCATGTTCTTGGAGCCATGGCCGACAAATATGGCCCGATCTTTCACCTGCAGCTCGGCTCTCGCCCTGCTCTGGTCGTCAGCAATTGGGAAATGGCGAAAGAAAGCATGTGCATTAACGACGGCGCCGCTGCATCTCGCCCAGAACTCTCGGTCTCCAGGAACTTCTCTTACCACTTCGCCATGTTTGGGTTGGCTTCTTACAGCTCTTACTGGCGCGATATGCGTAAAATAACCCACTTGCACctcctctccaacccatgTGTGGATCAG GTTAAGAGCATGATGCTTAGTGAGATGGCCACATCAGTTACAGAGTTGCACGCAAGATGGGCTTCTGAGAAGAACCAATTGGGACACATTAAGGTGGAGATGAAGCGTTGGTTTGGCGATGTGACATTGAATATGCTTCTTAAGGTCATCATAGGTAAGCGATGCGTAGGTCCAAACGCCAAGGGagatgaaaaagaagcaaTAGATTTGCAAATGGCAATTAGGAAGTCTTTTCATTTGATGGGTGAAGGGATGCTGAGAGACTACATTCCTATTCTTGCAAATCTGGGATTTGATAGACATGGTAAGGCAATGGAGAAAATAGCCATACGAATCGACTCCATTCTTCAGAGTTGGCTCCAAGAACACCGCCGGAATACAGATAAAAACCAGAGTTTGGATACTAAAGATGGAGACTTTATGGATTCTTTGCTTTCGTTATGTCGCTCCAACGAGCTTCCGAGTCACTTCGACCACGATACAATTGTCAAAGCCACAACACTG AACATGATTGCAGGTGGAACTGAAAGCAGCTCTGTGACTCTAACATGGGCGCTGTCATTACTGGTAAACAACCCGCGAGCGCTGGAGAAGGCTTATGAAGAGCTTGACCAAGTGGTGGGAAGAGACAGGCGAGTGAAGGAGAGCGACATAACCAAGTTGGTTTATTTACAAGCCGTAGTGAAAGAGACAATGCGACTGTACCCAGCAGGGCCTCTGTTGGGTCCTCGTGAGTTCTACAAGGACTGCTTTGTGGCTGGCTATTTTGTTCCCAAAGGCACCCAATTGATCCCGAACATTTGGAAGATCCAAACCGACCCACGCGTGTGGCCAGACCCATTTGAGTTCAAGCCGGAGAGGTTTTTGACGACCCATTGCGATGTGGATTTGAAAGGGAATAATTTCGAGTTGATTCCGTTTGGGAGTGGGCGAAGAGGGTGCCCCGCAGTTGCGTTTGGGCTTCAAATGGTGCATTTCGCTTTGGCTGGCTTTTTACATTCCTTTACCGTCAAAACCCCGACGCCCCAACCTGTTGATATGGCGGAGAATTTCGGTATGGCCAATGAGAAAGTGGTTCCTCTTGATGTTTTGGTCACCCCGCGTTTACCTTCGCATCTTCACGGCCCAATAATGTAG
- the LOC111796892 gene encoding cytochrome P450 82A3-like, which produces MDFQLPSSITVLLHLFFITSCYYLWRKWQHHKVAERKQAPSPPGAWPIIGHLHLLHNAKLPHHALGAMADKYGPIFRLQLGSRSALVVSSWEMAKESMCVNDAAAASRPGVSGTKYFSYDFAAFGLAPYSPYWREIRKVTHMELLSNPRVHQVKSPMLAQINTSLTELHETWGAQKDESGQVAVEMKRWFGDVIMNMLLKIIIGKRCVGPNAEGGEKEAKDIQLAIRDSFHLMGQGLLQDYIPLIGRLGFNGQVPVMENIAKRFDMVLSQWLEEHKRRRSASSGEKDRDFMDALISLYNGKEIEGYYDGDIITKATTLNMIAGGTESTTVTLTWAMSLLLNNPHVLEKAWQELDAVVGRERRVTEDDISKLVYLQAIIKETMRLYPAGPLLGPREFHKDCVVGGYFVPKGTQLIPNIWKIQTDPRVWCEPFEFKPERFMRTHKDVDLKGNHFELIPFGSGRRGCPGVAFGLQMMHFTLAGFLQCFDVKNPTKDPIDMSENFGMANEKVLPLHVLVTSRLPSHLHAFNS; this is translated from the exons ATGGACTTCCAATTACCCTCCTCCATCACCGTGcttcttcatttgtttttcattaCTTCCTGTTATTATCTGTGGCGAAAGTGGCAGCACCACAAAGTGGCAGAGCGCAAGCAGGCGCCTTCACCGCCGGGAGCCTGGCCCATCATCGGCCACCTCCATCTTCTCCACAATGCAAAGCTCCCCCATCATGCTCTTGGAGCCATGGCCGACAAATATGGGCCCATCTTCCGTCTCCAGCTCGGCTCCCGCTCGGCTCTAGTGGTCAGCAGCTGGGAAATGGCCAAGGAAAGCATGTGCGTTAACgacgccgccgccgcctcccgCCCTGGTGTCTCCGGcacaaaatatttctcttaCGACTTTGCTGCCTTCGGCTTGGCTCCTTACAGTCCTTACTGGCGCGAGATCCGTAAAGTCACTCACATGGAGCTCCTCTCTAATCCACGCGTTCATCAG GTTAAGAGCCCTATGCTCGCTCAGATCAACACATCGCTGACAGAGCTGCACGAAACATGGGGTGCCCAGAAGGATGAATCGGGGCAGGTTGCTGTAGAAATGAAGCGTTGGTTTGGGGATGTGATAATGAATATGCTTCTTAAGATCATCATAGGAAAACGGTGTGTGGGTCCGAACGCCGAGGGCGGTGAAAAGGAAGCCAAAGATATCCAATTGGCAATTAGGGACTCTTTCCATTTGATGGGTCAAGGGTTGTTGCAAGACTATATTCCACTGATCGGACGGCTGGGATTTAATGGGCAGGTGCCAGTGATGGAGAATATAGCGAAACGATTCGACATGGTTCTAAGCCAATGGCTGGAAGAGCACAAGCGTAGAAGATCAGCTTCTTCTGGTGAAAAAGACAGAGATTTTATGGACGCTCtcatttctttatataatGGGAAGGAGATTGAAGGTTACTACGATGGTGATATCATTACCAAGGCCACAACCCTG AATATGATTGCAGGTGGAACTGAAAGCACGACGGTGACTCTAACATGGGCGATGTCGTTGCTACTAAACAATCCACATGTTCTGGAAAAGGCGTGGCAGGAGCTGGACGCGGTGGTCGGGAGAGAGAGGAGGGTGACGGAGGACGACATAAGCAAGCTTGTTTATTTACAAGCCATAATTAAGGAGACGATGCGATTGTACCCTGCAGGGCCTCTGTTGGGGCCTCGTGAGTTCCACAAGGACTGCGTTGTGGGAGGCTACTTTGTTCCCAAAGGCACCCAGTTGATCCCAAACATTTGGAAGATCCAAACCGACCCACGGGTTTGGTGTGAGCCGTTTGAGTTCAAGCCGGAGCGGTTTATGAGGACCCATAAGGATGTGGATTTGAAGGGGAATCATTTTGAGTTGATTCCGTTTGGGAGTGGGCGGAGAGGGTGCCCGGGAGTGGCGTTTGGGCTTCAAATGATGCATTTCACTTTGGCTGGGTTTTTACAGTGCTTTGATGTCAAAAACCCCACTAAGGACCCTATTGATATGTCGGAGAATTTCGGAATGGCCAATGAGAAGGTGCTTCCTCTCCATGTTTTGGTCACCTCACGGTTACCCTCTCATCTTCACGCTTTCAATTCATGA
- the LOC111796890 gene encoding cytochrome P450 CYP82D47-like — MQFPETTSMEIISPFLNIVGLCLLLLFSVFILKKQGRACKGRHPPEADGGWPIIGHLRLLVGPKLPYETLGDMADKYGPIFTIRVGVRKGLVISNWEVAKECYTTLDSVVSSRPKSVVGELLSYNFAGFGFRPYYDSFYRSVRKIIISKLLSNRRLALNRDVRVSEVKRAMKELYDLWITNRDLVVDMDEWIGNINLNVSLMMVCGKRFVGDDAVVRRCRKAMREFFDLGGQFMVGDAIPFLRWLDLGGYEKAMKTTSRELDCLITEWLEEHRRKRHSSTAAAADSEHDFMDVMLSILEEGTMDLAGYDADTVIKATCMTLIAGGTDTMTVTVTWAISSLLNNREILRKAQEELDMHVGKERVVDESDISKLVYLQAIVKETFRLYPPGPLGGVREFSQDCTVGGYNVAAGTRLITNLWKIQTDPRVWAEPLEFKPERFLGRQKQLDVSGKNFELGPFGYGRRACPGLGIGVQMTQLLLATLIHSFEIGTRFDEPVDMAAVNSGLTARRVSSLKLLVKPRLLPSAYAVDSA, encoded by the exons ATGCAATTTCCCGAAACAACATCCATGGAAATCATTTCACCGTTCCTCAACATAGTAGGACTCTGCCTCTTGCttctcttctctgtttttattttgaagaagCAGGGCAGGGCTTGCAAAGGCAGACACCCTCCTGAGGCAGACGGCGGATGGCCGATTATAGGCCACCTGCGACTGCTGGTAGGTCCAAAGCTCCCCTACGAAACACTGGGAGACATGGCCGACAAATACGGACCAATATTCACCATTCGAGTTGGTGTCCGGAAAGGCCTGGTTATAAGCAATTGGGAAGTGGCAAAAGAGTGCTACACAACTCTTGATTCAGTCGTTTCTTCGCGTCCCAAAAGTGTGGTAGGCGAATTGTTGAGCTACAACTTTGCCGGTTTTGGGTTCAGGCCATATTATGATTCCTTTTACCGCAGCGTGCGCAAAATCATAATCTCCAAACTGCTGTCGAACCGCCGTTTGGCGTTGAACAGAGACGTTAGAGTTTCTGAGGTGAAGAGAGCGATGAAGGAGCTTTACGATTTGTGGATCACAAATAGAGACTTGGTTGTTGATATGGATGAGTGGATTGggaatattaatttgaatgtgAGTTTGATGATGGTTTGCGGGAAGAGATTCGTTGGCGATGATGCGGTTGTGAGACGGTGCCGCAAAGCCATGAGGGAATTCTTTGATTTGGGTGGTCAGTTTATGGTGGGAGATGCCATTCCCTTTCTTAGATGGCTGGATTTGGGCGGCTATGAGAAGGCCATGAAGACAACTTCAAGGGAATTGGACTGTCTTATTACGGAATGGCTGGAAGAACACCGCCGAAAGAGACACTCCTCCACCGCCGCAGCCGCCGATAGTGAACATGACTTCATGGATGTGATGCTTTCGATTCTTGAAGAAGGAACGATGGACCTTGCTGGGTATGATGCTGATACAGTCATCAAAGCCACTTGCATG ACCCTTATTGCCGGGGGAACTGACACCATGACAGTCACTGTGACATGGGCGATCTCATCGTTATTGAACAACCGAGAGATACTAAGAAAGGCACAAGAGGAGCTAGACATGCATGTCGGAAAGGAAAGGGTAGTGGATGAATCAGACATAAGCAAGCTGGTGTATCTCCAAGCCATTGTGAAAGAGACATTTAGGTTGTACCCACCAGGCCCACTGGGGGGTGTGCGAGAGTTCAGCCAGGACTGCACGGTGGGAGGCTATAACGTGGCCGCCGGCACACGCCTCATCACTAACCTTTGGAAGATACAGACGGACCCTCGAGTTTGGGCAGAGCCTTTGGAATTCAAGCCCGAGAGGTTTCTGGGTAGGCAGAAGCAGTTGGATGTGAGTGGCAAGAATTTTGAACTGGGCCCGTTTGGGTATGGAAGAAGGGCTTGTCCTGGGCTGGGCATTGGAGTTCAAATGACGCAGCTGCTGCTGGCAACTCTGATTCATTCATTTGAAATTGGAACTCGTTTTGATGAACCGGTTGACATGGCTGCTGTTAACTCTGGACTCACCGCCCGTAGAGTCAGCTCTCTTAAACTTCTAGTCAAGCCTCGCCTCCTACCCAGTGCTTATGCGGTTGATTCTGCCTAA
- the LOC111796889 gene encoding cytochrome P450 CYP82D47-like: MELPTMTSMADQISPYLNSTVAGLLFLLLLFSYFVLKKATSRNRRSQPPEVAGGWPIIGHLRLLSTNSQLLHETLGGVADKYGPIFGIRIGVRQALVISSWEVATECYTTLDSIVSSRPKIILQKKLGYNFAGFGFRPHCDSFYRNMRKIVASEALSNRRLELQRDIRVSEVKRSVKEVYNLWAKTGEASSDSYLVLDLDEWIGNIALNVILMMVCGKRFVGGSCGDEREMERCRKAMRGFFDLGGKFIVGDAIPFLKWLDLGGYQKATNKVWKELDCLMEEWLEEHRRKKRDCSDADADGEHDLMAAMPSLLEGLDLAGYDADTVNKATCLTLISGGTDTMAVTLTWAISLLLNNQEALRKVEEELDIHVGKERVVDESDISKLVYLQAVIKETLRLYPAGPLSGAREVTQDCTIGGYNVAAGTYLITNIWKIQRDPRIWQEPSEFKPERFLSSHKHMDVKGQHFELSPFGYGRRACPGQGISLLMTPLVLASLIHSFQLRTRCDEAVDMTANLGLTMHRVNPLQVLVKPRLLPTAYA, translated from the exons ATGGAGCTTCCCACTATGACATCCATGGCAGATCAGATTTCCCCATATCTCAACAGCACTGTAGCTGGACTACTCTTCCTCTTGCTTCTCTTCTCATATTTTGTTCTCAAGAAGGCTACATCCCGTAACCGCCGATCACAACCTCCTGAAGTAGCCGGCGGATGGCCCATAATCGGCCATCTACGACTGCTCAGTACTAATTCGCAGCTCCTCCATGAAACGTTAGGAGGAGTGGCCGACAAATATGGCCCAATATTTGGCATCCGAATCGGTGTCCGCCAAGCCCTCGTTATTAGCAGTTGGGAAGTAGCTACAGAGTGCTACACCACCCTCGATTCAATCGTGTCTTCGCGACCCAAAAttatattacaaaagaaaCTGGGATACAACTTCGCCGGTTTTGGGTTCAGGCCCCACTGCGATTCCTTTTACCGGAACATGCGTAAGATCGTAGCCTCCGAGGCGCTTTCCAACCGCCGTCTGGAGTTACAGAGAGATATTAGAGTTTCTGAGGTGAAAAGATCGGTGAAGGAGGTTTACAATTTATGGGCGAAAACAGGGGAAGCCTCATCAGACTCCTATTTAGTTCTTGATTTGGACGAGTGGATTGGGAATATCGCTTTGAATGTGATTCTGATGATGGTTTGTGGAAAGCGATTCGTTGGCGGTTCTTGCGGCGACGAGAGGGAGATGGAACGATGTCGTAAAGCGATGAGGGGTTTTTTTGATTTGGGGGGGAAGTTTATAGTGGGAGATGCGATTCCTTTTTTGAAATGGCTGGATTTGGGTGGATATCAAAAGGCGACGAACAAAGTATGGAAAGAATTGGACTGTCTTATGGAGGAATGGCTGGAAGAACATCGCCGGAAGAAGAGAGACTGTAGCGACGCCGACGCCGACGGGGAACACGACCTCATGGCTGCGATGCCATCTCTTCTTGAAGGCTTGGACCTTGCTGGATATGATGCTGATACTGTCAACAAAGCTACTTGCTTG ACGCTTATTTCTGGGGGAACTGATACGATGGCGGTAACTCTAACATGGGCGATCTCGTTATTACTGAACAACCAAGAGGCATTGAGAAAAGTAGAGGAGGAGCTAGACATCCACGTTGGGAAGGAAAGGGTAGTGGATGAATCAGACATAAGCAAGCTGGTGTATCTCCAAGCCGTAATCAAAGAGACATTAAGGCTGTACCCAGCAGGCCCACTGTCGGGGGCGCGAGAGGTAACCCAGGACTGCACAATTGGAGGCTACAACGTCGCGGCAGGCACGTACCTCATCACAAACATTTGGAAGATACAGAGGGACCCTCGAATTTGGCAAGAGCCTTCGGAGTTCAAGCCTGAGAGGTTTCTAAGCAGCCACAAGCACATGGATGTGAAGGGCCAGCACTTCGAACTGTCTCCCTTTGGGTATGGAAGAAGGGCCTGTCCTGGGCAGGGGATTAGCCTTTTAATGACGCCCTTGGTGCTAGCCAGTTTGATTCATTCATTCCAACTTAGAACTCGTTGTGATGAAGCGGTGGACATGACTGCCAACCTTGGGCTCACCATGCACAGAGTCAACCCTCTTCAAGTTCTCGTCAAGCCACGTCTCCTACCTACTGCTTACGCGTGA
- the LOC111796894 gene encoding cytochrome P450 CYP82D47-like translates to MELPGISIGIIPPYLNTFVAALFLFLLSSFFVFKKATAPKRREPPEVAGGWPIIGHLPLLKADSQLPHQTLGALADKYGPVFRIRVGAQPTLIISSSELARECHSTLDSIVCSRPKSVGGKLLGYNYAAFGARPYDSFYRSMRKIVVSEVLSNRCLGLRRDIRVSEVNKSLKELYNQWTKREEGSDHILVDIEQWIGNVNLRVVLMMVCGKRFLGDSADDEEMKRCRKVMREFLDLMGKFLVGDSIPFLRWLDLGGYEKAMKITSKQLDSLLEEWLEEHRRKRTDHNDLMDVMLSNLEGMDLAGYDADTVNKATCLSIITGGSDTVTVTLAWAISLLLNNREALRKTQEELDIHVGKDRLVDESDISKLVYLQAVVNETLRLYPPGPLSGVRVFSEDCTVGGYDVVAGTHLITNLWKIQTNPQVWAEPLEFKPERFVSGEKQLDVKGQNFEFAPFGLGRRACPGMSLGIQMTQLVLASLIHSLELGTGSDEPVDMAAGFGLTMYRANPLQLLVKPRLLACAYT, encoded by the exons ATGGAACTTCCCGGAATATCCATCGGAATCATTCCCCCATATCTCAACACCTTTGTAGCtgctctcttcctcttccttctctcctCATTCTTTGTTTTCAAGAAGGCTACAGCCCCTAAACGCAGAGAACCCCCTGAAGTAGCCGGTGGATGGCCGATAATCGGCCATCTGCCACTTCTCAAAGCCGATTCCCAACTCCCTCATCAAACCTTGGGAGCCCTGGCTGACAAATATGGACCTGTATTCCGCATCCGAGTGGGTGCCCAACCAACTCTCATTATTAGCAGTTCGGAATTAGCCAGAGAGTGCCACTCCACCCTTGATTCAATCGTCTGCTCCCGCCCCAAAAGTGTGGGAGGAAAGCTGTTGGGCTACAACTACGCGGCTTTTGGGGCCAGGCCGTACGATTCCTTTTATCGCAGTATGCGTAAAATCGTCGTCTCCGAGGTGCTTTCGAATCGTTGTCTGGGCTTACGGAGGGATATTAGAGTGTCAGAGGTGAATAAATCGCTGAAGGAGCTTTACAATCAGTGGACAAAGAGAGAGGAAGGCTCAGACCACATACTCGTTGATATTGAACAATGGATTGGGAATGTTAACTTGAGAGTGGTTCTGATGATGGTTTGTGGGAAGCGGTTCCTTGGCGATTCTGCTGACGATGAGGAGATGAAACGGTGTCGTAAAGTCATGAGAGAGTTCTTGGATTTGATGGGGAAATTTCTGGTGGGAGATAGCATTCCTTTTCTGAGATGGCTGGATTTGGGTGGATATGAAAAGGCCATGAAGATAACTTCAAAGCAATTGGACTCTCTTTTGGAGGAATGGCTTGAAGAACACCGTCGGAAGCGAACCGATCACAATGACTTGATGGATGTGATGCTTTCTAATCTTGAAGGGATGGATCTTGCAGGCTACGACGCCGACACAGTCAACAAAGCCACTTGTTTG AGCATTATCACTGGGGGGTCCGACACTGTAACGGTGACTTTGGCATGGGCCATCTCGTTGCTGCTGAACAATAGAGAGGCGTTGAGAAAGACCCAAGAAGAGCTGGACATCCATGTCGGAAAGGACCGGCTAGTGGATGAATCGGACATAAGCAAGCTGGTGTATCTCCAAGCCGTGGTGAATGAGACATTAAGGTTGTACCCACCGGGACCGCTGTCGGGTGTTCGAGTGTTCAGTGAGGACTGCACGGTGGGAGGCTACGACGTAGTGGCCGGCACGCACCTCATTACGAATCTTTGGAAGATACAGACGAACCCTCAGGTGTGGGCAGAGCCGTTGGAGTTCAAGCCTGAGAGGTTTGTTAGCGGAGAGAAGCAATTGGATGTGAAGGGGCAGAACTTCGAATTTGCCCCGTTTGGCTTAGGAAGAAGAGCCTGCCCTGGAATGAGCCTTGGGATTCAGATGACGCAGTTGGTGTTGGCTAGCCTGATTCATTCCCTGGAACTTGGAACTGGGTCCGATGAACCAGTGGACATGGCTGCTGGGTTTGGACTCACAATGTACAGAGCTAACCCTCTCCAACTTCTCGTCAAACCGCGTCTCCTTGCTTGTGCTTATACATGA
- the LOC111796895 gene encoding probable transcription factor KAN4, translating into MNTPPSLPDLSLQISLPMSTKPNPPSSTTTHSGCSAKSDLSHKNNLFRLGFEVGDMGLLQRHHQACNVRCRRDFKRSVGDVAYGVKRSPRAPRMRWTTTLHAHFIHAVELLGGHERATPKSVLELMNVKDLTLAHVKSHLQMYRTVKNTIKGTDDSGRPELEPDAVVLSSSSSSSSSASAQNSNFQWRRLQRIQRSSLVTSMHKSCDRTKSNGDVFAKSRGIKVEGSNGDYEKAIAMQRINLEFTLGSPSWQLDYGDANELALLNC; encoded by the exons ATGAACACGCCACCTTCCTTGCCGGACCTCTCCTTGCAGATCAGCCTTCCAATGTCAACGAAGCCCAACCCACCAAGCTCAACCACCACGCATTCTGGTTGCAGTGCAAAAAGTGATTTGAGCCATAAAAATAATCTGTTCCGCTTAGGGTTTGAAGTGGGAGATATGGGTCTTCTACAGCGTCATCATCAAGCATGTAATGTCCGTTGCCGCCGCGACTTCAAAAGAAGTGTCGGTGATGTTGCGTACGGAGTAAAAAGAAGCCCCCGCGCTCCCAGAATGAGATGGACTACAACTTTACACGCTCATTTTATACACGCCGTCGAGCTTCTTGGTGGCCATGAAA GAGCTACACCAAAATCTGTATTGGAGCTTATGAATGTCAAGGATCTAACCCTCGCTCATGTCAAAAGCCATTTGCAG ATGTACAGAACAGTGAAGAACACTATCAAGGGAACAG ATGATTCTGGAAGGCCTGAGCTTGAACCAGATGCTGTtgttttatcttcttcttcttcatcttcgtcGTCGGCTTCTGCTCAAAACTCGAACTTTCAATGGCGTCGTCTGCAGAGAATCCAAAG AAGTAGTTTGGTAACGTCAATGCACAAGAGTTGTGACAGGACCAAGTCAAACGGCGACGTTTTCGCTAAATCCAGAGGAATTAAG gtGGAAGGAAGCAACGGAGATTATGAGAAGGCAATTGCCATGCAGCGGATTAATTTAGAGTTCACTCTTGGAAGCCCAAGTTGGCAATTGGATTATGGCGATGCAAATGAGCTTGCTCTTCTCAATTgctaa
- the LOC111796896 gene encoding transmembrane protein 147-like yields the protein MTVFHFFNCAILTFGPHAVYYSATPLSEYDTLGTSVKAAFVYLGTALVKLVCLATFLNVSENDSFDLYQELLKALIGFIDVAGLYFALTQLTYRNISQNHKFQAVGLGWAFADSVLHRLAPLWVGARGLEFTWDYILQGLESNANLVLSISLAALGSLMWLRKNKPKTLIPIIYICALIVATMPSITSYLRRGMDWHFPKVVGFELFTSMVMAFTSWQLFSACQRPSA from the exons ATGACGgtgtttcatttcttcaacTGTGCGATTCTCACTTTCGGTCCTCATGCAGTCTACTACTCTGCAACGCCATT GTCTGAGTATGATACGCTCGGAACATCAGTTAAAGCGGCATTTGTTTATCTTGGAACTGCCTTAGTAAAG CTTGTATGCCTTGCAACCTTTCTGAACGTGTCAGAGAATGACTCCTTTGACCTATATCAG GAACTGTTGAAAGCGCTTATTGGTTTTATTGATGTCGCCGGACTTTACTTTGCTTTGACCCAGTTGACATATCGGAACATATCTCAGAACCATAAATTTCAGGCAGTTGGACTGG GTTGGGCATTTGCTGATTCTGTTTTACACAGATTGGCACCACTTTGGGTCGGCGCCAGGGGACTGGAGTTTACTTGGGATTACATTTTGCAGGGCCTTGAATCTAATGCAAATCTG GTGTTGAGTATATCTCTTGCCGCATTAGGGTCTTTGATGTGGCTTCGGAAAAACAAGCCCAAGACTTTAATTCCCATAATTTATATCTGTGCACTGATCGTGGCTACCATGCCATCCATCACAAG CTACTTAAGGCGAGGCATGGATTGGCACTTCCCAAAGGTGGTGGGATTTGAACTCTTCACCTCCATGGTTATGGCTTTTACTAGTTGGCAGCTTTTTTCTGCTTGTCAGAGACCCTCTGCTTAA